The following are encoded in a window of Chthonomonas sp. genomic DNA:
- the ccsA gene encoding cytochrome c biogenesis protein CcsA: MRWIGFAAMAVLTFFAYQVPPAKNFPDPELARMIFFHLPCAFATVGFILFASYCSFSYLRTREWIWEYRSLAATEVSIGMAAATMITGILFSRVQWGAWWHWDPRQTSFLIVLMLLGAYFAVRMAFDDEVARARAAAVYSSLTLLPVLFLVFVFPRLPQVVKNSLHPSTTVQSGGFSKDYWTVVLGVFIVLLGTCMWLYRLHVQVSLLEQRLRDRDGNLESSGNRTTARRVDRPVSVPESDRHPS; this comes from the coding sequence ATGAGATGGATTGGATTTGCGGCAATGGCCGTCCTGACCTTCTTCGCTTACCAGGTTCCGCCCGCGAAGAATTTCCCAGACCCGGAATTGGCACGGATGATCTTCTTCCACCTGCCGTGCGCATTCGCAACCGTCGGGTTCATTCTATTCGCCTCGTACTGTTCATTCTCGTACTTGCGCACCCGCGAGTGGATCTGGGAGTACCGTAGCCTAGCCGCAACCGAGGTCTCGATCGGCATGGCAGCGGCCACAATGATCACCGGGATCCTATTCTCTCGCGTCCAGTGGGGCGCGTGGTGGCACTGGGACCCGCGACAGACCTCGTTCCTTATCGTGTTGATGTTGCTCGGGGCGTACTTCGCGGTCCGAATGGCCTTCGATGACGAGGTTGCGCGTGCTCGAGCAGCCGCGGTGTACTCGTCGCTCACGCTGCTTCCGGTGCTGTTCCTGGTATTTGTGTTTCCGCGACTGCCACAAGTGGTGAAGAATTCGCTTCACCCGAGCACTACCGTCCAATCGGGCGGATTCTCCAAGGACTACTGGACGGTGGTCTTGGGCGTCTTCATCGTTTTGCTTGGCACGTGCATGTGGCTGTATCGTTTGCACGTCCAAGTCTCGCTCCTCGAACAAAGATTGCGTGATCGTGATGGAAACTTGGAAAGTTCTGGCAACCGTACCACCGCTCGTCGTGTGGATCGTCCTGTATCTGTACCTGAATCGGATAGACACCCGAGTTAA